The following are encoded together in the Prionailurus viverrinus isolate Anna chromosome B3, UM_Priviv_1.0, whole genome shotgun sequence genome:
- the KATNBL1 gene encoding KATNB1-like protein 1, which translates to MATEAHNVKKRTFCNNIEDHSTDLPRKRISNFTNKNMKEVKKSPKQLAAYINRTVGQAVKSPDKLRKVIYRRKKAHHPFPNPCYRKKQSPRSGGCDMANKENELACAGHLPEKLRHDSRTYLLNSSDSGSSQTESPSSKYSGFFSEVSQDHETMAQVLFSRNLRLNVALTFWRKRSISELVAYLVRIEDLGVVVDCLPVLTNSLQEEKQYISLGCCVDLLPLVKSLLKSKFEEYIIVGLNWLQAVIKRWWSELSSKTEIINDGNIQILKQQLSGLWEQENHLTLVPGYTGNIAKDVDAYLLQLH; encoded by the exons ATGGCAACTGAGGCCCACAATGTTAAAAAACGAACCTTTTGTAATAATATTGAGGATCATTCCACTGATCTTCCTAGAAAAAGGATCTCTAATTTTACTAATAAGAACATGAAGGAG GTTAAGAAATCTCCAAAACAGTTGGCTGCTTACATAAATAG AACAGTTGGACAAGCTGTGAAAAGCCCAGATAAACTACGTAAAGTGATCTATCGCAGAAAGAAAGCGCATCATCCTTTTCCAAATCCTTGTTATAGAAAAAAACAGTCCCCTAGAAGTGGGGGCTGTGACATGGCAAATAAAGAAAACGAACTGGCTTGTGCAGGTCACCTGCCTGAAAAATTACGCCATGATAGTCGAACATATTTGCTTAACTCCAGTGATTCTGGTTCTTCACAGACAGAAAGCCCATCATCAAAAtatagtgggtttttttctgaG GTTTCTCAGGACCATGAAACAATGGCACAGGTTTTGTTCAGCAGGAATTTGAGATTGAATGTAGCTTTAACGTTCTGGAGAAAGAGAAGTATAAGTGAACTTGTAGCCTATTTGGTGAG GATAGAAGATCTTGGAGTTGTCGTGGATTGCCTTCCTGTGCTCACCAAtag tttacagGAGGAAAAACAGTACATCTCACTTGGCTGCTGTGTAGATTTGTTGCCTCTAGTCAAGTCCTTACTTAAAAGCAAATTCGAAGA ATATATAATAGTTGGTTTAAACTGGCTTCAAGCAGTCATAAAAAGGTGGTGGTCAGAGCTATCATCcaaaacagaaattataaatGATGG aAATATTCAGATTTTAAAGCAGCAATTAAGTGGATTATGGGAACAGGAAAATCATCTTACTTTGGTTCCAGGATATACTGGTAACATAGCCAAG gatGTAGATGCTTATTTATTGCAGTTGCATTGA